The Burkholderia mayonis genome window below encodes:
- a CDS encoding FAD-dependent monooxygenase — protein MAVVPLATPPVLIVGAGPTGLAAALCLARARVPVRIVDKAAQPARYSRAIGIQARTLELFEQQRVVERFVELGHRARVAILYSGGQRIAELDFDPLQTRYPYLLFLDQTVTERLLTEHLATFGVDVERGVTLTRCTDPEGALDVRLRHDEGWEESMQPSYVVAADGAHSTVRHLLDVDFVGHALEQTFMLADLDVGADWPDDEIHLFATGDGLAGLFPMGSGRYRLVADRPPRNGALDDEHGPSLELCRDVVRARVTPELKIGDLAWSSYFHLHSRMVAKLRHGRVFFAGDAAHVHSPAGAQGMNTGIQEAFNLGWKLARVLAGNAPERLLDTYHAERHPIERDVLRQTNFATQVVEADRGPLKLLREHVVPILASFGPLRDAARRTVSELAIQYRKSPLTLERAFDGGPRAGERAPDALVHVLDGPLGKAPGVARLFDLHDPAHFTLLVLEPRADIDDTLPSDPGEDGRALADALERIMPGAVRCWRVTDAEGEGAPLMSDAYGRTRPVFYLLRPDGYVAARGRPAADTDALLRHCETWFSGMRLET, from the coding sequence ATGGCAGTCGTTCCGCTCGCCACTCCTCCCGTCCTGATCGTCGGCGCGGGTCCGACCGGGCTCGCCGCCGCGCTCTGCCTCGCGCGCGCCCGCGTGCCGGTGCGGATCGTCGACAAGGCGGCGCAGCCCGCGCGCTATTCGCGCGCGATCGGCATCCAGGCCAGAACGCTCGAGCTCTTCGAGCAGCAGCGCGTCGTCGAGCGGTTCGTCGAGCTCGGGCATCGCGCGCGCGTCGCGATCCTGTATTCGGGCGGGCAGCGCATCGCCGAGCTCGACTTCGATCCGTTGCAAACGCGCTATCCGTATCTGCTGTTTCTCGATCAGACCGTCACCGAGCGGCTGTTGACCGAGCATCTCGCGACGTTCGGCGTCGACGTCGAGCGCGGCGTGACGCTCACGCGCTGCACCGATCCGGAAGGCGCGCTCGACGTCCGGCTGCGCCACGACGAAGGCTGGGAGGAGAGCATGCAGCCGTCGTATGTCGTCGCGGCGGACGGCGCGCACAGCACAGTCCGGCATCTGCTCGACGTCGATTTCGTCGGACATGCGCTCGAGCAGACGTTCATGCTTGCCGATCTCGACGTCGGCGCCGACTGGCCGGACGATGAGATTCATTTGTTCGCGACGGGCGACGGCCTTGCCGGATTGTTTCCGATGGGTAGCGGCCGCTACCGGCTCGTCGCGGACCGCCCGCCGCGCAACGGCGCGCTCGATGACGAGCACGGGCCGTCGCTCGAGCTGTGCCGCGACGTCGTGCGTGCGCGCGTGACGCCCGAACTGAAGATCGGCGATCTCGCGTGGTCGTCGTACTTTCATCTGCACAGCCGGATGGTCGCGAAGCTGCGTCACGGGCGCGTGTTCTTCGCGGGCGATGCGGCGCACGTGCACAGCCCGGCGGGCGCGCAAGGGATGAACACGGGCATCCAGGAGGCGTTCAATCTCGGCTGGAAGCTCGCGCGGGTGCTTGCCGGCAATGCGCCCGAGCGTCTGCTCGACACCTACCATGCCGAGCGCCATCCGATCGAACGCGACGTGCTGCGGCAGACGAACTTCGCGACGCAGGTCGTCGAGGCGGACCGCGGGCCGCTCAAGCTGTTGCGCGAGCATGTCGTGCCGATTCTCGCGTCGTTCGGGCCGCTGCGGGACGCGGCGCGCCGCACGGTCAGCGAGCTCGCGATCCAGTATCGGAAGAGTCCGCTTACGCTCGAGCGCGCGTTCGACGGCGGGCCGCGCGCGGGCGAGCGTGCGCCGGACGCGCTCGTGCACGTGCTCGACGGGCCGCTCGGCAAGGCGCCCGGCGTCGCGCGCCTCTTCGACTTGCACGATCCCGCGCATTTCACGCTGCTCGTGCTCGAACCGCGCGCGGACATCGACGACACATTGCCGTCGGATCCGGGGGAAGACGGCCGCGCGCTCGCGGACGCGCTCGAGCGGATCATGCCGGGCGCGGTGCGCTGCTGGCGCGTGACGGATGCGGAAGGTGAAGGCGCGCCGCTCATGAGCGACGCGTATGGGCGCACGCGGCCGGTGTTCTATCTGCTGCGGCCGGACGGCTACGTCGCCGCGCGCGGCCGCCCGGCGGCCGACACGGACGCGTTGCTGCGCCATTGCGAGACATGGTTCTCGGGGATGCGGCTCGAGACTTGA
- a CDS encoding IS110 family transposase, which translates to MQDTQQRDAVDVFVGVDVGKGQHHAVALDRNGKRLYNKALPNDEAKLRALIAELKTHGRLLFVVDQPSTIGALPVAVARAEGVLVAYLPGLAMRRIADLHAGEAKTDARDAAIIAEAARSMPHTLRSLRLADEQLAELTMLCGFDDDLAAQVTQTSNRIRGLLTQIHPALERVLGPRLDHPAVLDLLERYPSPAALAATSEKTLANRLTKLAPRMGKSLATEIVQALSEQAVIVPGTQAATIVMPRLAQQLAALRTQRDEIAAEVERLVLAHPLWPVLTSMPGVGVRTAARLLTEVAHKAFASAAHLAAYAGLAPVTRRSGSSIRGEHPSRRGNKVLKRALFLSAFAALRDPVSRAYYSRKIQQGKRHNQALIALARRRCDVLFAMLRDGTIYQPKSAPNA; encoded by the coding sequence ATGCAAGACACACAACAACGTGATGCCGTCGATGTCTTCGTCGGCGTCGATGTCGGTAAAGGCCAGCATCACGCCGTTGCACTCGATCGGAACGGCAAGCGCCTGTACAACAAGGCGCTGCCCAACGACGAGGCAAAGCTGCGCGCCCTCATCGCCGAACTCAAGACGCACGGCCGACTTCTATTCGTCGTCGACCAACCGTCCACCATCGGTGCACTTCCTGTAGCCGTCGCCCGCGCTGAAGGCGTACTCGTCGCCTATCTGCCGGGACTGGCCATGCGCCGCATCGCCGACCTGCATGCTGGTGAAGCCAAGACAGATGCCCGAGATGCCGCGATCATTGCCGAAGCTGCTCGCTCGATGCCGCACACGCTGCGCTCGCTTCGATTGGCCGACGAGCAGCTCGCCGAGCTCACCATGTTGTGCGGCTTCGACGATGATCTTGCCGCCCAGGTCACTCAAACCAGCAACCGCATTCGCGGCCTGCTCACCCAGATCCATCCGGCGCTCGAGCGCGTTCTCGGACCGCGCCTCGACCATCCAGCGGTGCTCGATCTCCTTGAGCGCTACCCGTCGCCCGCCGCGCTTGCCGCCACCAGCGAGAAGACGCTCGCCAACCGTCTGACCAAGCTCGCGCCCCGTATGGGTAAAAGCTTGGCGACTGAGATCGTTCAGGCTCTGAGCGAACAAGCCGTGATCGTGCCCGGCACGCAAGCCGCCACCATCGTCATGCCCCGCTTGGCCCAGCAACTCGCCGCCTTGCGCACGCAGCGTGACGAAATCGCCGCCGAAGTTGAGCGGCTGGTGCTCGCTCACCCTCTTTGGCCGGTCCTGACCAGCATGCCGGGAGTCGGCGTCAGGACCGCCGCCAGACTCCTGACCGAAGTCGCCCATAAAGCCTTCGCTTCGGCTGCTCATCTGGCGGCCTACGCTGGCCTTGCCCCGGTCACCCGGCGCTCAGGCTCGTCGATCCGTGGCGAGCACCCATCCAGACGGGGCAACAAGGTGCTCAAGCGCGCCTTGTTCCTCTCCGCCTTCGCTGCCTTACGAGACCCAGTCTCACGGGCCTATTACTCGCGCAAGATCCAGCAAGGCAAGCGCCACAACCAAGCGCTCATCGCACTGGCTCGGCGACGCTGCGACGTCCTGTTCGCCATGCTGCGCGACGGCACCATTTACCAACCCAAGTCAGCCCCTAACGCTTGA
- a CDS encoding formate dehydrogenase subunit delta: MESRHLIDMANQIGAFFASMPDHDEAVAGVADHIRRFWEPRMRRALLAALDDPHDEAARSVAPIVREAIDKHRASLEPAPAPPRAA, translated from the coding sequence ATGGAAAGCCGACACTTGATCGACATGGCGAACCAGATCGGCGCGTTCTTCGCGTCGATGCCCGATCACGACGAGGCCGTCGCGGGCGTCGCCGACCACATCCGGCGCTTCTGGGAGCCGCGGATGCGGCGCGCGCTCCTCGCGGCGCTCGACGATCCGCACGACGAGGCCGCGCGAAGCGTCGCGCCGATCGTTCGCGAGGCGATCGACAAGCACCGCGCGTCGCTCGAGCCCGCACCCGCGCCGCCGCGCGCGGCGTAG
- a CDS encoding formate dehydrogenase beta subunit, with protein MSTRIHVPRDSAALAVGADALARAIEAEAARRGVTIELVRNGSRGLLWLEPLVEIGTAAGRVGYANLTAADVPALFDAGWLDGGAHPARVGIVDEIPYLKRQQRLTFARIGITDPLSLDDYVAHGGLEGLKNALALDGAAVCETLIESGLRGRGGAAFPAGIKWRTVRQAAAAQKYVVCNADEGDSGTFSDRLIMESDPYCLIEGMIIAGVATGATIGHIYVRSEYPHAIATLDDAIARARDAGWLGESVLGTAHAFELHVAKGAGAYVCGEETALLESLEGKRGVVRAKPPLPALAGLFGQPTVINNVITLATAPIIFARGAAFYRDYGMGRSRGTLPFQLAGNVKRGGLVELAFGVTLRELLFDFGGGTASGRPARAAQVGGPLGTYLPDSQWDIPLDYEAYAEVGAVVGHGGIVLHDDTSNLAELAEYAMHFCALESCGKCTPCRIGSTRGVETIAKIRAGDTSEKQVRLLRDLCDTMTAGSLCAMGGMTPYPVLSALDHFPEDFGLAAHAPSAAPAAA; from the coding sequence ATGAGCACGCGCATCCACGTGCCGCGCGATTCCGCCGCGCTCGCGGTCGGCGCCGACGCGCTCGCGCGCGCGATCGAGGCCGAGGCGGCCCGGCGCGGCGTCACAATCGAGCTCGTGCGCAACGGCTCACGCGGGTTGCTATGGCTCGAACCGCTCGTCGAAATCGGCACCGCGGCGGGCCGCGTCGGCTACGCGAACCTCACGGCGGCCGACGTCCCCGCGCTCTTCGATGCCGGCTGGCTCGACGGCGGCGCACACCCGGCGCGCGTCGGGATCGTCGACGAGATCCCTTATCTGAAGCGCCAGCAACGGCTCACGTTCGCACGGATCGGCATCACCGATCCGCTGTCGCTCGACGACTACGTCGCGCACGGCGGCCTCGAAGGTCTGAAGAACGCGCTCGCGCTAGACGGCGCGGCCGTATGCGAGACGCTCATCGAATCGGGCCTGCGCGGACGCGGCGGCGCAGCATTTCCGGCGGGCATCAAGTGGCGGACCGTGCGCCAGGCCGCGGCCGCGCAGAAGTACGTCGTCTGCAACGCGGACGAAGGCGATTCCGGCACCTTCTCCGATCGCCTCATCATGGAGAGCGATCCGTACTGTCTGATCGAAGGGATGATCATCGCGGGCGTCGCGACGGGTGCGACGATCGGCCACATCTACGTGCGCAGCGAATATCCGCATGCGATCGCGACGCTCGACGACGCGATCGCCCGCGCGCGCGACGCCGGCTGGCTCGGCGAGAGCGTGCTCGGCACGGCGCACGCGTTCGAGCTGCACGTCGCGAAAGGCGCGGGCGCCTATGTCTGCGGCGAGGAAACGGCGCTCCTCGAATCGCTCGAAGGCAAGCGCGGCGTCGTACGCGCGAAGCCGCCGCTGCCCGCGCTCGCGGGACTCTTCGGACAACCGACCGTCATCAACAACGTGATCACGCTCGCGACCGCGCCGATCATCTTCGCGCGCGGCGCGGCGTTCTACCGCGACTACGGAATGGGCCGCTCGCGCGGCACCCTGCCGTTCCAGCTGGCGGGCAACGTGAAGCGCGGCGGACTCGTCGAGCTCGCGTTCGGCGTCACGCTGCGCGAGCTGCTGTTCGACTTCGGCGGCGGCACCGCGAGCGGCCGCCCCGCGCGCGCCGCGCAAGTCGGCGGCCCGCTCGGCACGTACCTGCCCGACAGCCAGTGGGACATTCCGCTCGATTACGAAGCGTATGCGGAGGTGGGCGCCGTCGTCGGGCACGGCGGCATCGTGCTGCACGACGACACGTCGAACCTCGCCGAGCTCGCCGAGTACGCGATGCATTTCTGCGCGCTCGAATCGTGCGGCAAGTGCACGCCGTGCCGGATCGGCTCGACGCGCGGCGTCGAGACGATCGCGAAGATCCGCGCGGGCGACACGTCGGAAAAGCAGGTGCGCCTGCTGCGCGACCTGTGCGACACGATGACCGCGGGTTCGCTCTGCGCGATGGGCGGCATGACGCCGTACCCGGTGCTGTCCGCACTCGATCACTTCCCCGAAGATTTCGGCCTCGCCGCGCACGCGCCAAGCGCCGCGCCGGCCGCGGCCTGA
- the fdhF gene encoding formate dehydrogenase subunit alpha, with protein MTSSAFDSSRQGCGSGQCACKRAAPARRADPFDDTDYGTPRRHTDTDVTLDIDGRPVTVPAGTSVMRAAIEAGVNVPKLCATDSLEPFGSCRLCLVEIEGRRGYPASCTTPVEAGMKVRTQSDRLQDLRRNVMELYISDHPLDCLTCAANGDCELQDMAGVVGLREVRYGFDGKNHLSDAKDESNPYFSYDPSKCIVCNRCVRACEETQGTFALTIAARGFESRVAASAGDAFMDSECVSCGACVAACPTATLVEKSVTRLGQPEHAVVTTCAYCGVGCSLKAEMKGGQVVRMTPHKNGLANEGHACVKGRFAWGYATHKDRITTPMIREKITDPWREVSWDEAIGYAAAQFRRIQDEHGRDSIGGITSSRCTNEETYLVQKLVRAAFGNNNVDTCARVCHSPTGYGLKATLGESAGTQTFASVGSADVIVVIGANPTDGHPVFGSRLKRRVREGAKLIVVDPRRIDLVDGPHVKAVHHLQLRPGTNVALINAFAHVIVTEGLVDDAFVAERCEPHAFDAWREFAARPENSPEATADVTGVPADAVRAAARLYATGGRAAIFYGLGVTEHAQGSTMVMGIANLAMATGNLGIEGAGVNPLRGQNNVQGSCDMGSFPHELPGYRHIGDAAVRALFDEAWSTTLQPEPGLRIPNMFDAALDGSFKGLYCQGEDIVQSDPNTQHVAAALSSLECLVVQDIFLNETAKYAHVFLPGATFLEKDGTFTNAERRISRVRRAMKPLSGFADWEVTLMLSRALGYEMHYAHPSEIMDEIARLTPTFAGVSYALLDELGSVQWPCNDATPEGTPTMHVGQFVRGKGKFMITQYIASPEKITPRYPLILTTGRILSQYNVGAQTRRTDNVRWHDEDRLEIHPHDANDRGIRTGDWVGVESRAGQTVLRALVTERMQPGVVYTTFHFPESGANVITTDSSDWATNCPEYKVTAVQVAPVAQPSEWQRAYTRFSAEQLALLERRTAAPAPVTGK; from the coding sequence ATGACTTCCTCCGCATTCGATTCGTCCCGGCAAGGCTGCGGCTCGGGCCAGTGCGCGTGCAAGCGCGCAGCGCCTGCGCGTCGCGCCGATCCGTTCGACGACACCGACTACGGCACGCCGCGGCGCCACACCGACACCGACGTCACGCTCGACATCGACGGCCGCCCGGTCACGGTGCCGGCCGGCACGTCGGTGATGCGCGCGGCGATCGAGGCCGGCGTCAACGTGCCGAAGCTGTGCGCAACCGATTCGCTGGAGCCGTTCGGCTCGTGCCGCCTATGCCTCGTCGAAATCGAAGGTAGGCGCGGCTATCCGGCGTCGTGCACGACGCCCGTCGAGGCCGGCATGAAGGTGCGCACACAAAGCGACCGCCTGCAGGACCTGCGCCGCAACGTGATGGAGCTCTACATCTCCGATCATCCGCTCGACTGCCTCACCTGCGCGGCGAACGGCGATTGCGAGTTGCAGGACATGGCGGGCGTCGTCGGGCTGCGCGAGGTGCGCTACGGCTTCGACGGCAAGAACCATCTGAGCGACGCGAAGGACGAGTCGAATCCGTATTTCAGCTACGACCCGTCGAAGTGCATCGTCTGCAATCGCTGCGTGCGCGCATGCGAGGAAACGCAGGGCACGTTCGCGCTGACGATCGCCGCGCGCGGCTTCGAATCGCGCGTCGCGGCGAGCGCGGGCGATGCGTTCATGGATTCGGAGTGCGTATCGTGCGGCGCGTGCGTCGCCGCGTGCCCGACCGCGACGCTCGTCGAGAAGAGCGTCACGCGGCTCGGCCAGCCCGAGCATGCGGTCGTCACGACCTGCGCGTACTGCGGCGTCGGCTGCTCGCTGAAGGCGGAAATGAAAGGCGGCCAGGTCGTGCGGATGACGCCTCACAAGAACGGCCTCGCGAACGAAGGCCACGCGTGCGTGAAAGGCCGCTTCGCGTGGGGCTACGCGACGCACAAGGACCGCATCACGACGCCGATGATCCGCGAGAAGATCACCGATCCGTGGCGCGAAGTAAGCTGGGACGAGGCGATCGGCTACGCGGCCGCGCAGTTCCGCCGCATCCAAGACGAGCATGGCCGCGATTCGATCGGCGGCATCACGTCGTCGCGCTGCACGAACGAAGAGACGTACCTCGTGCAGAAGCTCGTGCGCGCGGCGTTCGGCAACAACAACGTCGACACCTGCGCACGCGTCTGCCATTCGCCGACGGGCTACGGACTCAAGGCCACGCTCGGCGAATCGGCGGGCACGCAGACGTTCGCGTCGGTCGGCTCGGCCGACGTGATCGTCGTGATCGGCGCGAATCCGACCGACGGCCATCCGGTGTTCGGCTCGCGCCTGAAGCGCCGCGTGCGCGAAGGCGCGAAGCTGATCGTCGTCGATCCGCGCAGGATCGATCTCGTCGACGGCCCGCACGTGAAGGCCGTCCATCACCTGCAACTGCGGCCCGGCACGAACGTCGCGCTGATCAACGCGTTCGCGCACGTGATCGTCACCGAAGGGCTCGTCGACGATGCGTTCGTCGCCGAGCGCTGTGAGCCGCACGCATTCGACGCGTGGCGTGAGTTCGCCGCGCGGCCGGAGAATTCGCCGGAGGCGACGGCGGACGTCACGGGCGTGCCGGCCGACGCCGTGCGCGCCGCCGCGCGCCTCTACGCGACGGGCGGACGCGCCGCGATCTTCTACGGGCTCGGCGTGACCGAGCATGCGCAAGGCTCGACGATGGTGATGGGCATCGCGAACCTCGCGATGGCGACGGGCAACCTCGGCATCGAGGGCGCGGGCGTGAACCCGCTGCGCGGACAGAACAACGTACAGGGCTCGTGCGACATGGGCTCGTTCCCGCACGAGCTGCCCGGCTATCGGCACATCGGCGACGCCGCGGTGCGCGCGCTCTTCGACGAAGCCTGGTCGACGACGCTGCAGCCGGAGCCCGGCCTGCGCATCCCGAACATGTTCGACGCGGCGCTCGACGGCAGCTTCAAGGGCCTCTACTGCCAGGGCGAGGACATCGTCCAGTCCGATCCGAACACGCAACATGTCGCGGCCGCGCTGTCGTCGCTCGAATGCCTAGTCGTGCAGGACATCTTCCTCAACGAGACCGCGAAGTACGCGCACGTGTTCCTGCCAGGCGCGACCTTCCTCGAAAAGGACGGCACGTTCACGAACGCCGAGCGCCGCATCTCGCGCGTGCGCCGCGCGATGAAGCCGCTGTCCGGCTTTGCGGACTGGGAAGTGACGCTGATGCTGTCGCGCGCGCTCGGCTACGAGATGCACTACGCGCATCCGTCCGAGATCATGGACGAGATCGCACGCCTCACGCCGACGTTCGCGGGCGTGTCGTACGCGCTGCTCGACGAACTCGGCAGCGTCCAGTGGCCGTGCAACGACGCCACGCCGGAAGGCACGCCGACGATGCACGTCGGCCAGTTCGTGCGCGGCAAGGGCAAGTTCATGATCACGCAGTACATCGCGTCGCCGGAGAAAATCACGCCGCGCTATCCGCTCATCCTGACGACCGGCCGGATCCTGTCGCAATACAACGTCGGCGCGCAGACGCGCCGCACCGACAATGTCCGCTGGCACGACGAGGACCGACTCGAGATCCATCCGCACGACGCGAACGATCGCGGAATCAGGACGGGCGACTGGGTCGGCGTCGAATCGCGCGCGGGGCAGACGGTGCTGCGCGCGCTCGTCACCGAGCGGATGCAGCCTGGCGTCGTCTACACGACGTTCCATTTCCCCGAATCCGGCGCGAACGTGATCACGACCGACAGCTCGGACTGGGCGACCAACTGCCCCGAGTACAAGGTGACGGCGGTGCAGGTCGCGCCCGTCGCGCAACCGTCCGAATGGCAGCGCGCGTACACGCGCTTCAGCGCGGAGCAGCTCGCGCTGCTCGAGCGGCGCACCGCGGCGCCCGCGCCGGTAACGGGCAAGTGA
- a CDS encoding NAD(P)H-dependent oxidoreductase subunit E, protein MSPNTAAPDALVRAHALPGKSLVAILHAIQDDAGYVPPACVEPLAKALNLSRAEVHGVLTYYHHFRTAPPARVTVRLCRAEACRSMGGEALVAHAQARARCRIDGEHGEEIALESVYCLGLCAQSPSLTINDELHAKMTAERFDALVDAAVHAKEPA, encoded by the coding sequence ATGTCCCCCAATACCGCCGCGCCCGACGCGCTCGTGCGCGCGCACGCGCTACCCGGCAAATCGCTCGTCGCGATCCTGCATGCGATCCAGGACGATGCGGGCTACGTGCCGCCCGCGTGCGTCGAGCCGCTCGCGAAGGCGCTCAATCTGTCGCGCGCCGAAGTCCACGGCGTGCTGACCTACTACCACCACTTCCGCACCGCACCGCCCGCGCGCGTGACGGTCCGGCTCTGCCGCGCGGAAGCGTGCCGCAGCATGGGCGGCGAGGCGCTCGTCGCGCACGCGCAGGCGCGCGCCCGCTGCCGGATCGACGGCGAGCACGGCGAAGAAATCGCGCTCGAATCGGTCTATTGCCTGGGCCTCTGCGCGCAGTCGCCGTCGCTCACGATCAACGACGAACTGCACGCGAAGATGACCGCCGAGCGCTTCGACGCGCTCGTCGACGCGGCCGTGCACGCAAAGGAGCCCGCATGA
- a CDS encoding substrate-binding domain-containing protein produces MIRVECDAHLIVRDNDGRTASLTDVAPLLELVAATGSIAQAAEAKGLSYRHAWGLLRALEACVGGALIETVRGKGSSLSELGQAVVDAQRLAGERLDGNLRALAAEVASVLNRRLARHAGALRIQASHGYAVAALVSALVDANSPVDIKYRESVEAVHSLAGGECDLAGFHLPRGAFRTHCAQIYRPWLDDADHVLIHLTRRKQGLFVPRGNPKGVVGLADLARSDIRFVNRQPGSGTRMLLDLALREIGVDPERINGYASAELTHSAIAAFVASGMADLGFGVEPAARHFGLDFIPVVDEDYYFACERSRLGDAPLAAALALLRDDGYRAAVARLDGYDPSACGTLVDVPAGLAGTAGEARADGHQR; encoded by the coding sequence ATGATTCGAGTCGAATGCGACGCGCATTTGATCGTGCGCGACAACGACGGCCGCACGGCGAGCCTGACCGACGTCGCACCGCTCCTCGAGCTCGTCGCGGCGACGGGCAGCATCGCGCAGGCGGCCGAGGCAAAAGGGCTGTCGTACCGGCACGCTTGGGGGTTGCTGCGCGCGCTGGAGGCGTGCGTCGGCGGCGCGCTGATCGAGACCGTGCGCGGCAAGGGTTCGTCGCTGTCGGAGCTCGGGCAGGCGGTCGTCGACGCACAGCGGCTGGCCGGCGAGCGCCTCGACGGCAACCTGCGCGCGCTTGCGGCAGAGGTCGCGAGCGTTCTCAACCGGCGGCTCGCGCGACATGCAGGCGCGCTGCGGATCCAAGCGTCGCACGGCTATGCGGTCGCGGCGCTCGTGTCCGCGCTCGTCGACGCGAACTCGCCCGTCGACATCAAGTACCGCGAGAGCGTCGAGGCGGTGCATTCGCTCGCGGGCGGCGAATGCGATCTCGCGGGCTTTCATCTGCCGCGCGGCGCGTTTCGCACGCACTGTGCGCAGATCTACCGGCCATGGCTCGACGACGCCGATCACGTGCTGATTCACCTGACGCGCCGCAAGCAGGGCCTCTTCGTGCCGCGCGGCAACCCGAAGGGAGTCGTGGGGCTTGCCGATCTCGCGCGCAGCGATATCCGCTTCGTCAACCGGCAGCCGGGCTCCGGCACGCGGATGCTGCTCGATCTCGCGCTGCGCGAGATCGGCGTCGATCCGGAGCGGATCAACGGCTACGCGTCGGCGGAGCTGACGCATTCGGCGATCGCCGCATTCGTCGCGAGCGGGATGGCCGATCTCGGCTTCGGCGTCGAGCCCGCGGCGCGCCACTTCGGGCTCGACTTCATTCCGGTCGTCGACGAGGACTATTACTTCGCGTGCGAGCGTTCGCGGCTCGGCGACGCGCCGCTCGCTGCTGCGCTCGCGCTGCTGCGCGACGACGGCTATCGCGCTGCCGTCGCACGGCTCGACGGCTACGATCCGAGCGCGTGCGGCACGCTCGTCGACGTACCGGCGGGCCTCGCGGGCACGGCGGGCGAAGCGCGCGCGGACGGTCATCAACGGTAA
- a CDS encoding class I SAM-dependent methyltransferase, whose product MRIPELALFLRAWLRNPRQVGALAPSGPALATLMTAQIPSESALVIELGAGTGVFTRELLSRGVAADRLVLVEADPAFAATLRRRFPDLRIMNMDAAELGITRGLFGNARASAIVSGLPLVAMPVEQAVAIVHGAFAMHLGPGGAFYQFTYLPRCPIPASRLAAIGIRAERIGIAWANVPPAAVYRLQRCADFSGSPSSIGHAWPGARPPSAAA is encoded by the coding sequence ATGCGAATCCCCGAGCTCGCGCTCTTTCTGCGAGCATGGCTGCGCAATCCCCGCCAGGTCGGCGCACTCGCGCCGTCCGGCCCCGCGCTCGCCACGCTGATGACCGCCCAGATTCCCAGCGAAAGCGCGCTCGTGATCGAGCTCGGCGCAGGCACGGGCGTCTTTACGCGCGAGTTGCTGTCGCGCGGCGTCGCCGCCGATCGGCTCGTGCTCGTCGAAGCCGATCCGGCGTTCGCCGCGACGCTGCGTCGCCGCTTTCCCGACCTGCGGATCATGAACATGGATGCGGCCGAGCTCGGCATCACGCGCGGCCTGTTCGGCAATGCGCGCGCAAGCGCCATCGTCAGCGGATTGCCGCTCGTCGCGATGCCCGTCGAGCAGGCGGTGGCGATCGTGCATGGCGCGTTCGCGATGCATCTCGGCCCGGGCGGCGCGTTCTATCAGTTCACCTATCTGCCCCGCTGCCCGATTCCCGCCAGCCGGCTCGCGGCGATCGGCATTCGCGCGGAGCGCATCGGTATCGCGTGGGCAAACGTGCCGCCCGCGGCCGTCTATCGGCTGCAGCGCTGCGCGGACTTCTCGGGTTCCCCGTCGTCGATCGGCCATGCATGGCCGGGTGCGCGACCGCCTTCGGCGGCCGCGTGA